One segment of Eschrichtius robustus isolate mEscRob2 chromosome 3, mEscRob2.pri, whole genome shotgun sequence DNA contains the following:
- the GPR88 gene encoding G protein-coupled receptor 88 → MTNSSTSTSSATGGSLLLLCEEEESWAGRRIPVSLLYSGLAIGGTLANGMVIYLVSSFRKLQTTSNAFIVNGCAADLSVCALWMPQEAVLGLLPAGSAEPPGDWDGAGGSYRLLRGGLLGLGLTVSLLSHCLVALNRYLLITRAPATYQALYQRRHTAGMLALSWALALGLVLLLPPWAPRPGAAPPRVHYPALLAAAALLAQTALLLHCYLGIVRRVRVSVKRVSVLNFHLLHQLPGCAAAAAFPGAPHAPGPAGAAHPAQAQPLPPALHPRRAQRRLSGLSVLLLCCVFLLATQPLVWVSLASGFSLPVPWGVQAASWLLCCALSALNPLLYTWRNEEFRRSVRSVLPGIGDAAAAAAAATAVPAVSQAQLGTRAAGQHW, encoded by the coding sequence ATGACCAACTCTTCCACGTCCACTTCCTCCGCCACCGGGGGATCGCTGTTGCTGCTCTGCGAGGAAGAGGAGTCGTGGGCGGGCCGGCGCATCCCCGTGTCCCTCCTGTACTCAGGCCTGGCCATCGGGGGCACGCTGGCCAACGGCATGGTCATCTATCTCGTGTCGTCCTTCCGAAAGCTGCAGACGACCAGCAACGCCTTCATCGTGAACGGCTGCGCCGCCGACCTCAGCGTCTGCGCCCTCTGGATGCCGCAGGAGGCGGTGCTCGGGCTCCTGCCCGCGGGCTCCGCGGAGCCCCCCGGGGACTGGGACGGCGCCGGGGGGAGCTACCGCCTGCTGCGGGGCGGGCTGCTGGGCCTCGGGCTCACCGTGTCCCTCTTGTCCCACTGCCTGGTGGCCCTGAACCGCTACCTGCTCATCACCCGGGCGCCCGCCACCTACCAGGCGCTGTACCAGCGGCGCCACACGGCCGGCATGCTGGCGCTGTCCTGGGCACTCGCCCTGGGCCTCGTGCTGCTGCTCCCGCCCTGGGCGCCGCGTCCCGGCGCCGCGCCCCCGCGCGTCCACTACCCGGCGCTGCTGGCCGCCGCGGCGCTGCTGGCGCAGACGGCGCTGCTGCTGCACTGCTACCTGGGCATCGTGCGCCGCGTGCGCGTCAGCGTCAAGCGGGTCAGCGTCCTCAACTTCCACCTGCTGCACCAGCTGCCCGgctgcgccgccgccgccgccttccCGGGCGCCCCTCACGCGCCCGGCCCGGCTGGTGCCGCGCACCCGGCTcaggcccagcccctgcccccagcgCTGCACCCGCGGCGGGCGCAGCGGCGTCTCAGCGGCCTGTCGGTGCTGCTGCTCTGCTGCGTCTTCTTGCTGGCCACGCAGCCGCTGGTGTGGGTGAGCCTGGCCAGCGGCTTCTCGCTGCCCGTGCCCTGGGGCGTGCAGGCGGCCAGCTGGCTCCTGTGCTGCGCTCTGTCCGCGCTCAACCCGCTGCTCTACACGTGGAGGAACGAGGAGTTCCGCCGCTCCGTGCGCTCCGTCCTGCCCGGCATCGGCGATGCGgcggccgctgccgccgccgccacggCTGTGCCTGCGGTGTCCCAGGCGCAGCTGGGCACTCGCGCCGCAGGCCAGCACTGGTGA